A genomic stretch from Myripristis murdjan chromosome 12, fMyrMur1.1, whole genome shotgun sequence includes:
- the LOC115369002 gene encoding aryl hydrocarbon receptor-like, which yields MLGNGGVYAGKRRKKPVQKNVKTPPGDGPVKTNPSKRHRDRLNGELDRLTNLLPFSAEVRGRLDKLSVLRLSVGYLKVKSYFHATLQKNAWSSPSVPTNGRNGQAASLDGVSFSEGDLLLQALNGFVVVVTTDGLIFYTSPTIQDFLGFHQSDVVHQSVYDLIHMDDREMFRCQLHFALDPNNTSLDRRTEDIQSGGKTMRSSQSYLPQHIPPENSSFLERSFCCRFRCLLDNSSGFLALNFQGRLKYLHCQGKTEDEVTVAPPQLALFAIATPVQPPSVMEIRTKTLIFQSKHRMDFAPMGIDTRGKLVLGYSETELITTGSGYQFIHAADMMYCADNHLKMIKTGESGFTFFRLLTKTGLWVWVQANARVVFKAGRPDFIIARQKPLSNEEGEEHLRQRRQQLPFNLATGEGVLYDSYISLDTVSIPGPPDSNALDPKEPSTEKPLDPASLLGSLLRQDRSVYTQPQEASPQFTVCPQEESPTFNPQLSLEQAFLDSHALLSIPGQLQDSQRIPSVEDHTSLAMFDSLEQILGEIGDGGIDDIEVDEGELRDWENTLFKMNKEREDARELNYLLANDVFSYVEEALKRETTGYVKGSDQSRSQVAGPIHSLSVPPQDHSPRSLLPSNQSLYSANSSNGEQQWPMMPDVASNLGRPGEQTLLGNVFGGVGGLTGLTCSPEQRTANRLKPTHHQGDTSYFWPPNSGAHYSSSQMVSPHSYNAVQSQPEVPNQSWLPPTQNTSQPPGLKVAGQSVQPSLSLNHMGTGYTNGQSSQQPRPDPQLQSPPQQCEQTLWQQQLPQSFHQHTLTHSSHTPASANSTTQSFQCSPQTQRLSGSCMYEKREGHMPSSATVPTRQNGPLLPPTCSRGSTVTAPPTRATPCSFVPLRSTSLSQQDMATKVGPIWPTAPYQGMRQPSHANAQMASHTDMSSISRSQSGGDNPNLGPTLPGYPPENGSLQSSYFYWNGEAQTTKVPLNGVVDPFTLPALPNGSTNLSQNTGP from the exons TGTGAAAACCCCGCCTGGAGACGGGCCTGTGAAGACCAATCCATCTAAGCGCCACAGGGATCGTCTGAATGGAGAGCTGGACCGTTTGACCAACCTGCTGCCCTTCTCTGCCGAGGTCAGGGGGCGACTCGACAAACTGTCGGTGCTCCGCCTCAGTGTGGGATACCTCAAGGTCAAGAGTTACTTCCACG CAACCCTCCAGAAGAATGCATGGTCAAGTCCCTCTGTCCCCACAAATGGCAGAAACGGACAGGCCGCGTCCCTGGATGGAGTCAGTTTCTCAGAGGGCGACCTCCTTCTCCAG GCTCTGAATGGTTTTGTGGTGGTTGTGACAACTGATGGCTTAATCTTCTACACTTCTCCAACAATCCAGGACTTCCTGGGCTTCCATCAG TCGGATGTGGTGCACCAGAGTGTGTATGATCTCATTCacatggatgacagagagaTGTTCAGGTGTCAGCTCCACTTTGCCCTTGATCCCAACAACACCAGCTTGGACCGGAGGACAGAGG ATATCCAGTCTGGCGGTAAAACTATGAGGAGCTCTCAGAGCTACCTGCCCCAGCACATCCCTCCAGAGAATTCCTCCTTTCTGGAGAGAAGCTTCTGCTGCCGCTTTCGCTGCCTCCTAGACAACTCCTCTGGTTTCCTG GCTCTAAACTTCCAAGGGCGTCTGAAGTACCTGCACTGCCAAGGCAAGACAGAGGATGAAGTGACTGTGGCTCCTCCTCAGCTGGCTCTGTTTGCCATTGCCACACCTGTGCAGCCTCCTTCAGTCATGGAGATCCGCACCAAGACCCTCATCTTCCAGTCAAAACACAGAATGGATTTTGCACCCATGGGCATTGACACCAG AGGGAAGTTGGTTTTGGGTTATTCAGAAACTGAGTTGATAACAACAGGCTCCGGATACCAGTTCATCCATGCAGCTGATATGATGTATTGTGCTGACAACCACCTCAAGA TGATCAAGACTGGCGAAAGTGGCTTCACGTTCTTCAGGCTGCTGACCAAAACGGGACTTTGGGTTTGGGTTCAGGCTAATGCCAGGGTGGTCTTCAAAGCAGGGAGACCAGACTTCATCATCGCTCGTCAGAAACCCCTCTC AAatgaagaaggagaggaacacTTGCGTCAAAGGAGACAGCAGCTCCCGTTTAACCTAGCCACTGGAGAAGGTGTCCTATATGACTCCTACATTTCTCTGGATACCGTGTCAATCCCTGGCCCTCCTGACTCTAATGCTCTTGACCCCAAGGAGCCCTCAACAGAGAAGCCTCTAGATCCTGCCTCTCTACTGGGATCCTTACTCCGGCAGGACCGTTCTGTTTACACCCAGCCACAAGAGGCCAGCCCCCAGTTTACAGTCTGTCCCCAAGAAGAGAGCCCTACCTTCAACCCTCAGCTCTCCCTAGAGCAAGCCTTCCTGGACAGCCATGCTCTGCTCAGTATCCCAGGCCAGCTCCAGGATTCCCAGAGGATACCCAGTGTAGAGGACCACACATCACTAGCCATGTTTGACTCCTTAGAGCAGATCCTGGGAGAAATTGGGGATGGTGGGATAGATGATATTGAAGTGGATGAGGGAGAGCTAAGGGACTGGGAGAATACCCTCTTCAAAATGAATAAGGAGAGGGAAGATGCGAGAGAGCTAAATTACTTACTAGCTAATGATGTATTTTCATATGTGGAAGAAGCCCTGAAGAGAGAGACGACTGGCTATGTGAAGGGTTCAGATCAAAGTCGGTCTCAGGTTGCTGGGCCAATCCACAGTTTGTCTGTCCCCCCTCAGGACCACTCTCCTAGGTCtttgttgcctagcaaccaaagCTTGTACAGCGCCAACAGCTCAAATGGTGAGCAACAGTGGCCGATGATGCCAGATGTGGCCTCTAATCTCGGTAGACCTGGAGAGCAGACATTGCTGGGCAATGTttttggtggtgttggtggtttgACAGGACTGACATGTAGCCCAGAACAAAGGACAGCAAACAGGCTAAAACCCACACATCACCAGGGGGACACCTCTTATTTCTGGCCTCCAAATAGTGGAGCTCACTACAGTAGCAGCCAAATGGTTTCTCCACATTCTTATAATGCTGTTCAGTCACAGCCTGAAGTACCAAATCAATCTTGGCTACCACCTACACAAAACACAAGCCAGCCTCCTGGTTTGAAGGTGGCTGGCCAAAGTGTGCAACCTAGCCTTTCCCTAAACCACATGGGGACAGGTTACACTAATGGGCAGAGTTCACAGCAGCCTCGTCCAGACCCACAGCTTCAGAGCCCACCTCAGCAATGCGAACAGACTTtatggcagcagcagctgccacaAAGTTTTCAccaacacactctcacacattcttcacacacaccagccagtgCTAACTCAACAACTCAGTCATTCCAGTGTAGCCCACAAACACAGCGATTATCTGGCAGCTGCATGtatgaaaaaagagaaggtCACATGCCTTCCTCTGCTACTGTTCCCACCAGACAAAATGGTCCTCTCCTGCCCCCCACATGCTCCAGAGGATCCACAGTTACTGCCCCACCAACCAGAGCCACCCCCTGCTCTTTCGTTCCCTTACGTAGCACCTCCCTTTCCCAGCAGGACATGGCCACTAAAGTGGGACCCATCTGGCCTACTGCTCCTTATCAGGGAATGAGACAGCCATCCCATGCCAATGCTCAGATGGCTTCCCATACAGATATGAGCAGCATCAGTCGTAGTCAGTCTGGTGGAGACAACCCTAACCTGGGACCAACTCTTCCAGGATATCCGCCTGAAAACGGGTCATTACAGTCTTCATACTTCTACTGGAATGGTGAAGCTCAG ACCACCAAAGTACCCCTGAATGGTGTTGTAGACCCCTTCACCTTGCCTGCCCTCCCTAATGGGAGCACCAACCTCTCCCAAAACACCGGCCCGTAG